A genomic window from Fibrobacter sp. includes:
- a CDS encoding O-acetyl-ADP-ribose deacetylase — protein sequence MIDIEIIQGDITTLAVDAIVNAANCSLLGGGGVDGAIHRAAGPELLRACIPLNGCETGKAKITPGFRLPAKYVIHTPGPVYRDGLHGEPELLESCYRNCLELAEESECATVAFPAISTGVYGYPWEAATEIAVRTVRSFPAKTVKKVIFCCFSSQMERIYRDVAAKSLS from the coding sequence ATGATTGATATCGAAATTATCCAGGGAGACATCACCACGCTTGCGGTAGATGCCATCGTGAATGCGGCGAACTGTTCGCTTTTGGGTGGCGGCGGCGTGGACGGCGCCATCCACCGGGCGGCGGGTCCTGAACTCCTTCGCGCGTGCATTCCCTTGAACGGATGCGAAACGGGCAAGGCGAAAATCACTCCCGGGTTCAGGCTTCCGGCGAAGTACGTCATCCATACGCCGGGCCCCGTGTATCGGGACGGGCTTCACGGGGAACCCGAACTTCTGGAATCTTGCTACCGGAACTGCCTCGAGCTTGCCGAAGAAAGCGAATGTGCGACGGTCGCCTTCCCCGCCATTTCGACGGGCGTCTACGGCTACCCCTGGGAAGCTGCAACCGAAATTGCCGTCAGGACGGTCCGGAGCTTCCCGGCGAAAACAGTCAAGAAGGTAATCTTCTGTTGCTTTAGTTCGCAGATGGAACGAATATACCGGGACGTGGCGGCGAAGTCGCTATCGTGA
- a CDS encoding T9SS type A sorting domain-containing protein, which produces MTKNILVASLAFMGVALAQNTVSKTFLWDGAIDTDGRVVTGSTDSTSGWWFEYNDQNNKGTSKFVFPDSIEENAYSNFFGPLVEACGGIKAKVELNDGYEYPFAGLGFNVWSENKEGVDISAWGGICLTYESSIGFGVELAVENEEEVTKYDNYKANASKTSKETTTDFPWSKFKQGNWGKAIDQETALSMIATIKLKFDGIAGTSGEFKISQIGSYCNCKERSSSCPSNAIRHGAPASSVKAALSGRMLEFIGTTSLDKATIVDLQGKVVKSAAATAMDLSALRAGMYMLRIEGPGINHSEKIILK; this is translated from the coding sequence ATGACTAAGAACATTTTAGTGGCGTCTCTCGCCTTTATGGGCGTGGCGCTCGCACAAAACACAGTAAGTAAAACCTTCCTCTGGGATGGCGCAATCGATACGGACGGACGCGTCGTTACCGGCTCGACCGATTCGACATCTGGATGGTGGTTTGAATACAATGATCAAAACAACAAGGGTACCTCGAAATTCGTCTTCCCCGACAGCATCGAAGAAAACGCCTACAGCAACTTCTTCGGTCCGCTTGTCGAAGCTTGCGGAGGCATCAAAGCCAAAGTAGAGCTAAACGATGGATACGAATACCCGTTCGCAGGCCTCGGCTTCAATGTCTGGAGCGAGAACAAAGAGGGCGTGGATATCTCTGCTTGGGGCGGCATCTGCCTCACGTATGAATCTTCTATCGGCTTCGGAGTCGAACTCGCCGTCGAGAACGAGGAAGAGGTGACCAAGTACGACAACTACAAGGCCAACGCCAGCAAGACCTCAAAAGAAACAACTACGGATTTCCCGTGGAGCAAGTTCAAGCAGGGGAACTGGGGCAAGGCTATCGATCAGGAAACAGCCCTGTCGATGATTGCAACCATCAAGCTGAAGTTCGATGGCATTGCAGGTACCAGCGGCGAGTTCAAAATTTCGCAGATTGGCTCGTACTGCAACTGCAAGGAACGTAGCAGCTCCTGCCCGTCCAACGCCATCAGGCATGGCGCTCCGGCAAGTTCCGTCAAGGCGGCACTTTCGGGACGCATGCTGGAATTCATCGGAACGACCTCCCTCGATAAGGCGACCATCGTCGACCTCCAAGGCAAGGTTGTGAAGTCGGCGGCTGCGACGGCGATGGACCTGTCCGCACTCAGGGCCGGCATGTACATGCTGCGCATCGAGGGTCCGGGTATCAACCATTCGGAGAAGATTATCCTGAAGTAA
- a CDS encoding T9SS type A sorting domain-containing protein, with the protein MKKEFAAVALACAASAAFAANTVNPAFLWDATSDDGCDGRVETGSTKTGGYWYEYNDSKDGGTSKLDEPDDFVYKGQSFYCPAYDLLAEQYRGYKMTVKLGEGYEKPYAGFAFNIWDEEQQGADITAWGGLCLEYSSDLDFSIVIEAENEGTVTALADFSKVVSKTDSVKVVDFEWKDFQGAMLDSATKAAVLSDAATVKLHFSGEAGTKGDFFLKKVGSLGQCSGGTDAIKPVMDSRVNVSLSGRMVNFEGVMPSAEVTVSNLRGQVVVNSTAASAMNLYALPAGTYTLRVQGPNVHYSKQITLR; encoded by the coding sequence ATGAAAAAAGAATTTGCTGCTGTGGCGCTCGCCTGCGCCGCTTCCGCGGCCTTTGCGGCAAATACAGTCAACCCGGCATTCCTTTGGGATGCAACTTCCGACGACGGTTGCGATGGGCGCGTAGAAACCGGCTCCACAAAGACAGGCGGGTACTGGTATGAATATAACGACTCAAAGGACGGCGGGACGTCCAAATTGGATGAACCGGATGACTTTGTGTACAAGGGTCAATCGTTCTATTGCCCGGCTTATGACCTGCTCGCTGAACAATATCGCGGATACAAGATGACCGTCAAGTTGGGCGAAGGTTACGAAAAACCGTATGCCGGGTTCGCTTTCAACATCTGGGACGAAGAACAGCAAGGTGCGGACATCACGGCCTGGGGCGGCCTCTGCCTCGAGTATTCCTCGGACCTCGATTTTTCGATCGTTATCGAGGCTGAAAACGAAGGTACCGTAACGGCACTCGCCGACTTTTCGAAAGTTGTCAGCAAGACGGATTCCGTGAAAGTGGTCGACTTCGAATGGAAAGATTTCCAGGGAGCCATGCTGGATTCCGCCACCAAGGCGGCAGTTCTCTCCGACGCGGCAACCGTCAAGCTGCACTTTAGCGGGGAAGCCGGCACCAAAGGCGACTTTTTCTTGAAAAAGGTTGGCTCGCTCGGACAATGCTCCGGTGGTACCGATGCAATCAAGCCGGTCATGGATTCCCGCGTGAACGTATCGCTTTCGGGCCGAATGGTGAATTTCGAAGGGGTAATGCCTTCTGCCGAAGTTACCGTGAGCAACCTCCGTGGCCAGGTCGTCGTGAATTCCACCGCAGCAAGCGCAATGAACCTCTATGCCCTCCCGGCAGGCACCTACACGCTCCGCGTGCAGGGCCCAAATGTTCACTATTCAAAGCAAATTACACTCAGGTAG